DNA from Pseudomonas putida:
GACGTGTTGCGCAAGGTGTTCGAGCCGGCCGGAGTCAAGGTGGTTACCCAGAGCGCGCCCTACAGCCGTGCGGTCGGCCTGGTGAAGCGCGGCGAGGCTGATGCCTGGGTTGGCTCGTACAAGGAAGAAAACGACGACAATCTGTACCCGCGCTGGCACTTCGACATGGACCATATCTACGCCCTGGGGCTGGCCAGCAAGCCAGTGCCTACACCGCAGAACGTGGGCAAATATCGCTTGGCCTGGGTGCGTGGCTACGACTACGGCAGCTACTTGCCTGATGTGCACGAATTTCGCGAGATTCAGCGCCGTGAAGGCATCTTGCCGATGCTCGAGCATGATCGCGTGGACTTCTATATCGATGCGCAGACCGAAGTCGATTATGTCCTGAGCCAGTCTTCGCAGCCCGAGCGCTTCCGTCGTACCCATGTGGCCGAACTGCCGCTGTACCTGGCTTTCGCCCGCAACGACCAGGCCAAGGCTCTGTGCGACCTGTTCGACAAGCGCATGGCCGAGCTGGTACGCAGCGGCGAACTGAAGCCGATCTTCGAACGCTGGAAGCAGCCGTATCCGTTCAGTGCCGATAGCAAACCCCATTGAATCCGGGCCTGCTTGACCTAAGCATCGAACTTTTCGATCTTAACCCACGGTATTGAGCCGGCCCACATTCCGCTACCTGCTGATACAATCGGCCCACGAGAAATTTTCAACTTATTCCAGGAGCACAACGTGCCCGTCGTCTTTGTTGCCGCCTCTAAACTCCCGACTCCCTTCGCGACCTTCACCATGCATGGCTTTCTCGACGAAGCCACTGGCCGTGAGCATGTGGTGCTCAGCCTGGGTGATATCGCGGACGGCCAGCCGGTGCTGGGGCGCCTGCACTCCGAGTGCCTGACCGGCGATGCCCTGTTCAGCCAGCGCTGCGATTGCGGCTCGCAGCTGGAAGCCGCGCTGCAGGCCATCGCCCGCGAAGGCCGTGGCGTGCTGCTGTACCTGCGTCAAGAAGGCCGTGGCATCGGCCTGCTGAACAAGATCCGTGCCTACGAACTGCAGGATGGCGGCGCCGACACCGTCGAAGCCAACGAGCGTCTGGGCTTTGCCGCCGACCAGCGTGACTACGCCATGTGCCTGCCGATGCTCGAGCACTTGGGTGTGAAGTCGCTGCGCCTGATGACCAACAACCCACGCAAGGTCAAAGCCCTGACCGACATGAATATCGTGGTTGCCGAGCGTGTGCCGCTGCACACCGGGCACAACCCGCACAACCGTTACTACCTGGCGACCAAGGCCGGTAAGTTGGGCCACATGCTGGGCAACGAGCACCAGGGCGAGGCGCCACAGGCGTGACACGCGCCGAGGTCAAGCGGCGCCTGGCGCTGGCCTGGTGGCAGTACCTGGCCGTGGGCCTGGTGCCGCTGCCGGTCATGGCCTGGGCCTTTGGTGGTGGTGATGCGCTGATCCCGGTGCTGGCCATGCCACTGTTCATTGCCGGTGCGGCCACCATGTTCCTCAGCTTGCCGCGCTTCGGCGCCTACAAGCGTGCACTGATCGCCACCTCCAAAGTGCTCGGCACGGGCGAAGAGCCTGGCGCCTGGATCGAACTGGCGCGGGTACGGCGCGTGGCCATGCTGTATGCCTGCTTCCCAGCCTGGGTCGCAGCGCTGACGGTGCTTGTCGGTCTGGAGGCGGTGCCGCAGATCCTGCTGGCATTGTCCACGGTGGTAGTGCTGTACCTCTATCGTATTCCGCGTCAGCTCGGCTGATGCGCCTGCTGCCTGGCCTGCTGGCGCTGTTAGCCTGCACCGCGCTGGCCGCCGACCCCTTGCGGGTGGTCAGCCTGGCCCCCTCGATGACTGAAATCATGCTTGAGCTGCAGGCCGACGACTTGTTGGTGGGCGTGCTCGACGGTGGCGAACGGCCGGCTGCCCTGGGCGACTTGCCCTCGGTCGGGCGCCAAGGGCAGCTGGACATGGAGCGTTTGCTCAGCCTGCGCCCCGACTTGTTGTTGCTGTGGCCTGGCAGCGTATCGCCCGCCCAGCGCGACCAGCTCAAGCGCCTGGGCATTGCCACCTTCAGTGCCGAACCCCATGACATCGACCAACTGATCGAGCAGATCGAGGCCATTGCCGGGCGCATTGGGCGTGCCGAGCAAGGCCACGCGTACGCTCAAGCCCTGCGCAAGCGGCTGCAGCAGCTGCGCCAGCAGTATGGGCGAGACGAACCCTTGCAGGTGTTCTATCAAGTGTGGGATAGGCCGTTGTACACGCTCGGTGGCCGCCAGGTGGTGAGCGACGCCCTGGCCGTGTGCGGGGCGCGCAACGTATTCGCCGACCTCAGCCAGCCGGCACCGCAGGTGAGTGTGGAGTCTGTACTGCTGCGTGATCCGCAGGTCATCCTGGCCGGCGATCAGGCACAGTTGGCCAGCTGGAAGGCCTGGCCGCAGCTTCGAGCCGTGGCTGATGGGCGCCTGCTGGTGGTGCCTGACAAAGGCCTGGAGCGCCCCAGCGGGCAGATGATCGAGGCCACCGCCCGCCTGTGCGCGTTGCTCGCGGCTAAAGCACCGGCGTCCAGGTAACGCTGAACAGCAGCGTGCGGCCTTCTTCGCGGTAGCCGTACTGGCTGCCATCGAAGCTGTACATGGCTCGGCTGTACTGTTTGTCCAACAGGTTGTCGAGCTTCAGTTCAAGCTTTACATCCGTCGTCAGGCGCATGCCGCCTCGTAGGCCTACAAGTCCATAGCCACCTATGCGCTCATTGTTCGATGGATCGTCGTAGCTGCCGCTGACAGCCTGCCAGCTCGCGCCCACGCTGAAGCGTTCGAACTGACGATCCAGGTCAAGGTTCAACGTGCGGCGGGCGCGTCGCTGCAGGGTATGTCCGCTTTCGCGGTCTCGGGGATCAATCATGCTCACCCCCAACTGAGAGGTCCAGCCAGCCCACTCCTGCAGCAACGACAACTCGAAGCCATTGATGCGTGCATTGTCGACATTGCCGGGTCGCCTGAGCGTTGGGTCGTAGTTGATCGCATCGCGTAGGTCGGTGCGATACAGCGAGGCTTCCAGTCGGGTATGGCTGGCCAGTTGGCTGCGCCATTGCAGCTCGTAACTCTTCGAGTGCTCGGGGCGCAGGTCCGGGTTACCGTACTGTACGTCGTAGAGGTCATTGAAAGTGGGGGCGCGAAACCCTTCGCTGTAAGACGCCAGTAGGTCGTTGCGGGAATTCAATGGAAGGGTAAGGCTGGCGTTCCAAGTGGTCTGGTCGCCGTACTGTTGGTTGCGGTCGTGACGTACGCCGAGCTCGCTCGAGAAGTGTTCCCCGGTAAAACGGTACTGGGCGAAGGCGGCGCGGTTCCAGCGGCTGTCTTCGCTGAAGTTCGCCGTGCCATGGAAGCGTTCCTCGTACCAATCGCCACCGAGCATCAGTTGGTTTTGGTCGTCGAAGGCGAGATCGTTCTGCCAGGTGACCTGATCACGATAGGTGTTGTAAATGAAGCGCTGGTCGCTGAGTTTGTCGCGTTTGTCGTCGCGGTTTTCGCTGTGGCCCAGTTCCAGCCTCGAGTGCCAGGCGTCGTTGAGTTGGGCATCGAACCAGCCGCCCAGGCTGCTGACGCTGAAATCGGTGTAGGGCTGTTGTGGATAACTCAGCCAGGTATCTTCATCGAGTCGCCCGTACGGATTGTCGTATTCACTGCGCCCGCGGCTGTCGAGCAGGTTTACACCTGCCTCGAAACGTTCGTTGAACGTATGGCTCAGGCTCAGGTTGAGCGATCGGTTGCGGTAGGCATCGTGGTCGCCATCGCTGTCGAAGGACGGCCCGGTCGAGTCGATGCCGGCAGTTTCATCCAGGCTGGCGCCCAGGTTGAAGCGGGTCGCATCGTTGCCGCCAGAAAGCCCCAGGCTGCGTTGAAAGGTCTGGTTGCTGCCAGCGGCCATGCGCAGGCGCGGCTGCAGGCCGGGGCCATTGCTACGGCGGGTGAAAATCTGGATCACCCCGCCTATGGCATCGCTGCCGTACACCGCCGAGCGCGAGCCGCGCAGCACTTCGATGCGCTCGATCTGGTCGACGTCGAGAAACTGCAGGCCGCTGTCGCCGGAGGTGGCGTTGGCGATGCGCACGCCATCGACCAGCACCAGGCTTTGTGCTGCCTTGGTGCCGCGAATGAAGATGCCAGGCAGGCTGCCACGGCCACCGGTAGGTGCCACCTGCACGCCGGGCACGCGGGTGAGCAGGTCGGTGACGCTGGTGGGTTGCAGGCGGTCGATGTCGGTGCGGGTGAAGACGGTGTTGGCGGCGCTGGTAGCGGTGCGCGATTCGACTTGGCGGCTGGCGCTGATCAATACGTCGGGGAGCTTGAGGGCGTCGTCGCGCTCAGTGGCCAGCAGCGGAAGAGGGAGGCAGAGCAGGGTGGCGAAGGTTGGGGTTTTCATGGGCAGTACCATATTGCGAGGGCTGCGCCCTCGATTGCGACACAAGGCCGCTCCTACAGGAGTCCGCGTTCCTCTGTAGAAGCGGCCTTGTGTTGCGATGGGCCGCAAAGTGGCCCCGAGGGTTACAGCCCGAGCTTGGCCATGCGAGCCTTCACCGAAGCCTCGATCCCGGCTGCATCCAGCCCGCACTCTGCCAGCATTTGCGCAGGCTTGGCGTGCTCGACATAGATATCCGGCAGCCCCAGGTGCAGCAGCGGCTTGAGCACCGCCTGACTGGCCAGGAACTCACCCACGGCAGCGCCCGCACCACCCATGATGGCGTTCTCTTCGATGGTTACCAGCAGTTCGTGGCTGCCA
Protein-coding regions in this window:
- a CDS encoding cobalamin-binding protein; this encodes MRLLPGLLALLACTALAADPLRVVSLAPSMTEIMLELQADDLLVGVLDGGERPAALGDLPSVGRQGQLDMERLLSLRPDLLLLWPGSVSPAQRDQLKRLGIATFSAEPHDIDQLIEQIEAIAGRIGRAEQGHAYAQALRKRLQQLRQQYGRDEPLQVFYQVWDRPLYTLGGRQVVSDALAVCGARNVFADLSQPAPQVSVESVLLRDPQVILAGDQAQLASWKAWPQLRAVADGRLLVVPDKGLERPSGQMIEATARLCALLAAKAPASR
- the ribA gene encoding GTP cyclohydrolase II, with the translated sequence MPVVFVAASKLPTPFATFTMHGFLDEATGREHVVLSLGDIADGQPVLGRLHSECLTGDALFSQRCDCGSQLEAALQAIAREGRGVLLYLRQEGRGIGLLNKIRAYELQDGGADTVEANERLGFAADQRDYAMCLPMLEHLGVKSLRLMTNNPRKVKALTDMNIVVAERVPLHTGHNPHNRYYLATKAGKLGHMLGNEHQGEAPQA
- a CDS encoding MFS transporter, with translation MTRAEVKRRLALAWWQYLAVGLVPLPVMAWAFGGGDALIPVLAMPLFIAGAATMFLSLPRFGAYKRALIATSKVLGTGEEPGAWIELARVRRVAMLYACFPAWVAALTVLVGLEAVPQILLALSTVVVLYLYRIPRQLG
- a CDS encoding substrate-binding periplasmic protein, whose translation is MAIRTVLLAMLLSVAPWVSAAEGVPKQIHLVSEEWLDYTNADGTGVAWDVLRKVFEPAGVKVVTQSAPYSRAVGLVKRGEADAWVGSYKEENDDNLYPRWHFDMDHIYALGLASKPVPTPQNVGKYRLAWVRGYDYGSYLPDVHEFREIQRREGILPMLEHDRVDFYIDAQTEVDYVLSQSSQPERFRRTHVAELPLYLAFARNDQAKALCDLFDKRMAELVRSGELKPIFERWKQPYPFSADSKPH
- a CDS encoding TonB-dependent receptor — its product is MKTPTFATLLCLPLPLLATERDDALKLPDVLISASRQVESRTATSAANTVFTRTDIDRLQPTSVTDLLTRVPGVQVAPTGGRGSLPGIFIRGTKAAQSLVLVDGVRIANATSGDSGLQFLDVDQIERIEVLRGSRSAVYGSDAIGGVIQIFTRRSNGPGLQPRLRMAAGSNQTFQRSLGLSGGNDATRFNLGASLDETAGIDSTGPSFDSDGDHDAYRNRSLNLSLSHTFNERFEAGVNLLDSRGRSEYDNPYGRLDEDTWLSYPQQPYTDFSVSSLGGWFDAQLNDAWHSRLELGHSENRDDKRDKLSDQRFIYNTYRDQVTWQNDLAFDDQNQLMLGGDWYEERFHGTANFSEDSRWNRAAFAQYRFTGEHFSSELGVRHDRNQQYGDQTTWNASLTLPLNSRNDLLASYSEGFRAPTFNDLYDVQYGNPDLRPEHSKSYELQWRSQLASHTRLEASLYRTDLRDAINYDPTLRRPGNVDNARINGFELSLLQEWAGWTSQLGVSMIDPRDRESGHTLQRRARRTLNLDLDRQFERFSVGASWQAVSGSYDDPSNNERIGGYGLVGLRGGMRLTTDVKLELKLDNLLDKQYSRAMYSFDGSQYGYREEGRTLLFSVTWTPVL